In the Pseudolabrys taiwanensis genome, one interval contains:
- a CDS encoding branched-chain amino acid ABC transporter permease, with product MAEFLQHAVNMLILGSTYALLGIGLTLIFGIMRIVNFAHGELYAFGAYFVYLVAAVCGLNFFLAILVAIAAGCLLGALLEVVLLRPMRGADIDTTMLITIGAMIVMQNGEQYIWGGVAKSVTTPFPATPLVVGPVAISWLNVFAFVASLTLIGASYVLINRTKLGKAMRATFQDRDTASLMGVNVQMIYMATFAIGSALAAAAGALLGPIYVITPQMGNIASLKAFAIVILGGLGSIPGATIGGFILAGAEEIGAGYISSGYRDAMGFLIIIAVLLFKPTGLSARVERIG from the coding sequence ATGGCCGAGTTTCTTCAGCACGCCGTCAACATGCTCATCCTCGGCAGTACGTATGCGCTGCTGGGCATCGGCTTGACACTCATCTTCGGCATCATGCGCATCGTGAATTTCGCGCACGGCGAACTTTACGCCTTCGGCGCCTATTTCGTTTATCTCGTCGCGGCGGTGTGCGGCCTCAACTTCTTCCTGGCGATCCTGGTGGCGATCGCCGCCGGCTGCCTGCTCGGCGCCTTACTCGAAGTCGTCCTGCTGCGCCCGATGCGCGGCGCCGACATCGACACCACGATGCTGATCACCATCGGCGCGATGATCGTCATGCAGAACGGCGAGCAATACATATGGGGCGGCGTCGCCAAGTCGGTAACGACGCCTTTTCCGGCAACGCCTCTGGTCGTCGGGCCGGTCGCCATTTCATGGCTCAATGTCTTCGCCTTTGTGGCATCGCTGACGCTGATCGGCGCCTCCTATGTGCTGATCAACCGTACAAAGCTCGGCAAAGCGATGCGCGCCACATTCCAGGACCGCGACACCGCCTCGCTGATGGGCGTCAATGTCCAGATGATCTACATGGCGACCTTCGCCATCGGCTCGGCGCTGGCCGCGGCGGCCGGCGCATTGCTTGGGCCGATCTACGTGATCACGCCGCAGATGGGCAATATCGCCTCGCTGAAGGCCTTCGCCATCGTCATCCTCGGCGGCCTCGGCAGCATTCCCGGCGCGACAATCGGCGGCTTCATCCTCGCCGGTGCGGAGGAGATCGGCGCCGGCTACATCTCATCCGGCTACCGCGACGCGATGGGCTTCCTAATCATCATCGCTGTTCTGCTGTTCAAGCCGACCGGTTTGTCCGCTCGCGTGGAGCGCATCGGATGA
- a CDS encoding branched-chain amino acid ABC transporter permease, whose product MRRYLPFLSLLAAATVPLWIQDPYFLNAFITTGIFIIAAMSLNLLLGYTGQLSLGHVAFFGIGAYTSALVSLGFNVELLGGIRVVHEPWPVWTGIVIGILVAGFFGYVVGKLSFRVRGAYFVIVTISFAEVARLIALNWVELTQGPLALNSIPPVTLGLPGLGYYDLYSKQSYFYLVLAVLAVSYVVISRLVNSRVGRAMVALKENESLAVSVGIDVTRYLVLAAVVSAGIAGAAGGLYAHYLKIIDPDVFLFVYTVTMVIMVITGGKGTLAGPVVGGLIFGFIPVFSRSFLGPELQWIIYGIFMILIVFVLPQGIVPAIEKWFVSPSPKPAALPAQAHVVETP is encoded by the coding sequence ATGAGGCGTTATCTTCCCTTCCTCAGCCTCCTCGCCGCCGCGACAGTGCCGCTGTGGATACAGGATCCCTATTTCCTGAATGCCTTCATCACGACTGGAATCTTCATTATCGCGGCGATGAGCCTCAACCTTTTGCTCGGCTACACCGGGCAACTGAGCCTAGGTCATGTCGCCTTCTTCGGCATCGGCGCCTATACGAGCGCGCTGGTGTCGCTCGGCTTCAACGTCGAACTTTTAGGCGGCATCCGTGTCGTGCACGAGCCGTGGCCGGTCTGGACCGGGATCGTCATCGGTATCCTCGTCGCCGGCTTTTTTGGCTACGTCGTCGGCAAGCTGTCCTTCCGCGTGCGCGGGGCTTACTTTGTGATCGTGACGATCAGCTTCGCCGAGGTCGCGCGCCTCATCGCGCTGAACTGGGTCGAACTCACGCAGGGGCCGCTCGCTCTCAACTCGATCCCGCCGGTGACGCTCGGCCTGCCGGGCCTCGGCTATTACGACCTCTACAGCAAGCAATCCTATTTCTATCTTGTCCTGGCGGTGCTCGCGGTTTCGTATGTGGTCATCAGCCGCCTGGTGAACTCGCGCGTCGGAAGAGCCATGGTCGCGCTCAAGGAGAATGAATCGCTCGCGGTGTCGGTCGGCATCGACGTCACGCGCTATCTGGTGCTGGCGGCCGTCGTCTCCGCCGGCATCGCCGGCGCCGCCGGCGGGCTCTATGCCCACTACCTCAAGATCATCGATCCGGACGTCTTCCTGTTCGTCTACACGGTCACCATGGTCATCATGGTCATTACCGGCGGCAAGGGTACCCTCGCCGGCCCGGTCGTCGGCGGGCTGATCTTCGGCTTCATCCCGGTGTTCAGCCGCTCGTTTCTCGGTCCCGAGCTGCAGTGGATCATCTACGGCATCTTCATGATCCTGATCGTGTTCGTCCTGCCGCAAGGCATCGTCCCGGCCATCGAGAAGTGGTTCGTCTCGCCCAGCCCCAAGCCGGCGGCGCTGCCAGCGCAGGCCCATGTCGTGGAGACACCGTGA
- a CDS encoding ABC transporter ATP-binding protein — MSAVHAIDTAQPALVLEHVAVHFGGLIAIADMSFTVYEGEVVSLIGPNGAGKTTAFNVVTGFMRPTQGTVKYRGTALTTLKPHQVAELGLVRTFQRSSVFQTVTVFENVMIGLHRRGESRLWDTLLALPNERRSERKLRERAAEILASVGIEHRAHDLAGSLAYGDQRLLGVAMALAADPSMLLLDEPVSGMNATETGRFMELLARLRRGGMTILLVEHDMPMVMGVSDRIVVLNYGRIIAEGPPDDIQGNPEVIRAYLGEGVKKRARGS; from the coding sequence GTGAGCGCGGTTCACGCCATAGACACCGCGCAGCCGGCGCTGGTCCTCGAACACGTCGCCGTGCATTTCGGCGGTCTGATCGCGATCGCCGACATGTCCTTCACCGTCTATGAAGGCGAGGTGGTGAGCCTCATCGGCCCGAACGGGGCCGGCAAGACCACCGCGTTCAATGTCGTCACCGGCTTCATGCGCCCGACGCAAGGCACGGTGAAGTATCGCGGCACCGCCCTGACGACGTTGAAGCCGCATCAGGTGGCCGAGCTGGGCCTCGTACGCACCTTCCAGCGTAGCAGCGTGTTCCAGACCGTCACCGTGTTCGAGAACGTGATGATCGGCCTCCACCGCCGCGGAGAGTCGCGCCTGTGGGACACTCTGTTGGCGCTGCCGAACGAGCGGCGATCGGAACGCAAGTTGCGCGAGCGCGCCGCGGAGATATTGGCGAGCGTCGGCATCGAGCACCGCGCCCACGACCTCGCCGGCTCGCTGGCCTACGGCGATCAGCGCCTGCTTGGCGTCGCGATGGCGCTCGCCGCCGATCCCTCGATGCTGCTGCTGGACGAACCGGTGTCAGGCATGAACGCGACCGAGACCGGCCGCTTCATGGAACTGCTCGCGCGGCTCCGTCGTGGCGGCATGACGATCCTCCTGGTCGAGCACGACATGCCGATGGTCATGGGCGTCTCCGACCGCATCGTCGTCCTCAACTACGGCCGGATCATCGCCGAAGGGCCGCCGGACGACATCCAGGGCAACCCGGAAGTCATCCGCGCCTATCTCGGCGAAGGAGTGAAGAAACGTGCTCGAGGTTCATAA
- a CDS encoding ABC transporter ATP-binding protein: MLEVHNLVCRYGKVEALKRISLSVKQGQFVALIGANGAGKSTTLRAISGVLPSVSGQLLFEGKDITRCSAQQILAEGISHCPEGRRVFPEMTVDENLDMGAYLRKDSAGVAADRERIFGMFPRLAERRRQVAGTLSGGEQQMLAISRAIMSKPKLMMFDEPSLGLAPNIVEQVFDIIDNIRKAGTTVLMVEQNAYSALEMCDYAYLIEAGTIVLSGTGEELIDNKHIRAAYLGGSTH, from the coding sequence GTGCTCGAGGTTCATAATCTCGTCTGCCGCTACGGCAAGGTCGAGGCGCTGAAGCGCATCTCGCTCTCCGTCAAGCAGGGCCAGTTCGTCGCCCTGATCGGCGCCAACGGCGCCGGCAAGAGCACGACTTTGCGCGCGATCTCCGGCGTCCTGCCATCGGTCTCCGGCCAGTTGCTGTTCGAAGGCAAGGACATCACGCGCTGCTCCGCGCAGCAGATCCTGGCGGAGGGCATCTCGCATTGTCCCGAGGGCCGGCGGGTATTCCCGGAGATGACCGTCGACGAGAATCTCGACATGGGCGCCTACCTGCGCAAGGACAGCGCCGGGGTAGCCGCCGACCGCGAGCGAATCTTTGGCATGTTCCCGCGGCTCGCCGAGCGGCGGCGTCAGGTCGCCGGAACCCTGTCGGGCGGCGAACAGCAAATGCTGGCCATCAGCCGCGCCATCATGTCGAAGCCAAAGCTGATGATGTTCGATGAGCCCTCCCTCGGACTCGCTCCAAATATCGTCGAGCAGGTTTTCGACATCATCGACAATATCCGCAAGGCCGGCACGACCGTGCTGATGGTCGAGCAGAACGCCTATTCGGCGCTGGAGATGTGCGACTACGCCTATCTGATCGAGGCCGGCACCATCGTTCTGTCCGGCACCGGCGAAGAGTTGATCGACAACAAGCACATCCGCGCCGCTTATCTCGGCGGCTCGACGCACTAA